The Micromonospora sp. NBC_00421 DNA window GACGCGCGCCGCCTGTTGCTCCACGGCCAGCAACTCGGCCAGGCCGGTACGGTCGAGCAGCTGTTGGAGCCGGGTGCCGACCCCGGTCAACCGGACCGACCCGGTGCCGCCCTGGCTGAGCACCACGAAGGCGCTCAGACCAGACGAGTCGCACAGGCCGACCCCGTCGACGTCGATCGTCAACTCGTGGTAGCCGTCCGCACGGGCTCGGGTCGCCGCGTCGACCAGCTCCGACGCGGTGTCGAAGTCGAGGTCACCGGTCACCCGCAGCAGGGCACGGCCGGCCTCGATCCGGGTCACCTCGATGGACAACAGCGGCGGACGCATGCCTCCATGTTCCCAGCAGACGGTGATCGGGAAACGCCCGGGGTTGCGGCGGGGACGGGGGAACCGGGCCGGCGGAACCGGGCCGGCCCGACCGGTCGTCCGGTTCAACCGGAGGCGGCGGATCGCTGCGGGGCGGGGACGGCGGACTGCGCCGGCAACGGACGCGCCAGCAGACCCGTGACCCCCGTCATGTCGAGGATGGTCGTCAGGAACCGGGGCGTGGCCCGCAGCCGGATCAGCGTCCCGCCCCGTTGGCCCTCGCGCCAGGCGTGGACGATGACCGACAGGCCGGTGCTGTCGAGGAAGAGCAGCCCGGAGAAGTCGAAGACGATCACCGTCGGTCGTTCCGTCAACAGCCGGTCGACCTCGGCACGCACCGGACCGGAGGTGGTGAAGGTCAGCTCACCGCCGACCGAGACGACCGGCGACCGGGGATCGGCGCGGTCCACCGACATGGTCAGCGGGGCAGCCTGGGGATTCCTGCCATGGGGCACCACGTCACGCCTTTCCGCATGCCCGACGGGTCGGGCCCGACTTCGCCGGATCGTAACAATCTCCCGGGGCGGCCGCAGCAGGTGCGGAACCGCGGTGCGGTGGCGGTATCGGCGTTCCGGCGTAGGCTGAGTGGAACAGATCGGAACTTACCGGCTACCTCCGCGGCAGAGCGGACGGCGACAAGGGGAGTGGGGCTCAACTGGTGACTGCTGCCGACGTCAGGGGCTTCGACCCGGGCGACGGGCGGATCTCCATGTCGAGCGCCGGACGGGCTGCGGCCCGGGCCGTCGGCGCCGTCGGCGGGCTCCCGCCATTGGCCCCGGACCGGGGTGACCCCGAGCCTGCCTGGTCGGAGGTGGTCGAGCACTTCCGCGAGGGCCTGGTCGTCTGCGACGCCGCCGGCGTGGTACGACACGTCAGTCCGGTCGCCAAGCGGCTGCTGCCCGAGGTGGCACCCGGCCGTCACCTGGCCGCTGCCGGGCTCGCCGTGCTGACCGAGGTCGGCGCCGAGCGGGACGGATTCGGTCATCACGGTAGGCGGCTGCGGATCCGCCGGGTGCCGCTGTCCGGGTCCCGTAGCTGCCTCTATGTCGAGGACGTCACCGACAGCGTCTCGCGCGCGGACGCGTTGCTCGCCGAGCGGGCCCGGTCCACGTTCCTCGCCGTGGTCGGCGAGAAGCTCGGCAACCCGCTGCACCCCGACCGGGCCGCCGCCGCGGTGGTGCGGCTCAGCGTACCCACCCTGGCGGAGGTGGCGGTGCTGGTGCTGGCCCCCCGCTCCGGGCGGGCCCGCTGGTGGCGGGCGACCCGGGTCGACGACGAGTCCCCCACTGTGGACAGCGGCGTGCTGCCCGCCGCAGCGCTGCCCTCGGCGATCACCGAGGGTCTGTCCGGGGTGGAACCACAAGCGGTGGACTGGCTCGTCGAGCAGGCTGCCGAGGCCGGCTGGCTGCCGGGGCTGTCGGTCCGGGAGGTGACCGCCTGGGCGGTTCCGCTGCCCGGTCGGGACGCCCCGGCCGGGGTGCTGCTGGTGGCTCGCCTCCTCCGCGGGTACGACGACGCCGACGTGGCACTCGTCCGGGCCTTCGCTGCCCGGGCCGGGGCAGCGCTCACCACCGCGCTCCTCTACCGCAACCAGACCGAGGTGGCCGACACCCTCCAGGCCAGTCTGGTGCCGGTGGAGCCGACCGTGGCGGACGGCGTGCAGTGGGGGACTGCGTACCGACCGGCCCAGGCGAGCCTGCGGATCGGCGGCGACTTCTACGGCGCGCACCGGTTGGCCGACGGCGGGTCGGTGTTCTTCCTCGGCGACGTCTCCGGCAAGGGGGTGGAGGCCGCCGTCTTCACCGGGCAGTTGCGCCAGTGCCTGCAGGCGCTGTACCGCGTCGAGTCCCGTCCCGGCCGGTTGTTGAAGCTGCTCAACGATGCCCTGCTGGAGACCACCCAGGCCCATGGCCAGGGCCGTTTCGCGACAATGGTGCTCGGGGTGGTACGCCCGCAGCGCGACGGGGGCCTTTCGTTGACCATGGCCGGCGGCGGTCACCTACCGCCGCTGGTGCTGCGCAACTCCGGCGAGGTCGAAACGGTGCCGCTGAGCGGAATGCTGATCGGCGTGGTCCCCGATCCCCGGATCGGCGAGGTCACCGTCCGGCTGGCGCCGGGGGAGACCTGCCTGCTCTACAGCGACGGGGTGACCGAGGCGCGGGGCGGTCGCCGTGGTGACGAGCAGTTCGGGCAGGGCCGGCTGGTGCACGCGGTGACCGGCTGTCACCGGATGCCCGCCCCGGCGCTCGCCGAGCGGATCGAACAGGTCACCGGCGACTGGCTGGCGCACGGCGACCACGACGACATCGCCGTGCTCGCGTTGCGGGCGACCGGCCCGGCCGGCCGCCCCCAGCGACACCTGCACTCGGTGCCTGTCATGACGGACCCGGCCGGGACGGACCCGGCCGGGGAGGGGACGTCCCCCTCGTGACCGCCCCGGCCGACCCGTCGCACGCCGTGACCACCACGTCCCGCGCCCTGGACGACTTTCTCGTCACCCTCGCGGAGGCCGACGAGTACGGCGCGATCGAGGTGGCGACCGGGTTGCTCGACGCCGGTGTCCCGGCGGAGCGGGTGCTGCTCGAGCTGGTGGCCCCGGCGCAGAGCGAGGTGGGGGAGCGGTGGGCCCGCAACGAGTGGAGCGTGGCGCAGGAGCACGCCGCGACCCACATCAGCGAACGGGTGGTGGCGGCGGTCGCCGCGTACGCCGATCCGCGTCCCACCCGGGGGCGGATCGTGGTGGCCTGCATGGACGGTGAGTGGCACGCCCTGCCACCCCGGTTGGTCGCCGAGGTGCTGCGGTTGCGCGGCTGGCAGGTGACCTTCCTGGGCGCCAGTGTCCCGGCCGCCCATCTGGTGTCGTACCTGCACCGGCACGACGCGTACGCGGTGGCGTTGGCCTGTGCCCTGCCGATGCGGCTGCCGTACGCGCACCGGATGGTCGAGGCGTGCCGGCGTTCTGACGTGCCGGTGGTGGTCGGCGGGCGCGGGTTCGGTGTGGACGGCCGGTGGGCCCGGCGGCTCGGTGTCGCCTGGGCACCGGACGCGCCGAGCGCGGCGGACCTGGTCGCCGACGAGCGGGCGTTGCGCCGGGTCGTCCCGGCGGACCTGGCCCACCTGGCCGACGACGAGTACGCCAGCCTGGTGAAGCGGCGCGGCGAGCTGATCGACTCGGCGGTGGCGGACCTGCGTGCCCGGGTGCCGGCGGTCGCGGGGTACACCTCGGCGCAGTGGGATGCCACGATCAGCGACCTCGGGCACGCGGTGGACTTCCTGGCTGCCGCCGTCTATGTCGACGACCCGGTGTTGTTCACCGATTTCGTGGCCTGGTGGGTGGCGATCCTGAGCAGTCGGGGCGTGCCGGCAGGGGCGGTCGCGTCCACCCTCGGCCACTACCGCCGTGCCCTGCGTGACTTCCCCCGGGCGGGACGGTTCGTGGCGCTGGGCGTGACGGCGAGCGTCGCCTCCGGTGGCGTCCGGCGCTGACGCGGCGTTGCGGCCCTGCCGGGGACCGCTGCGTATACTTGCTGCACTGCAAGGGTCTGCCTGCGGTGGGAGCGAGAGGGACGACGTTGACCTTCACCGTCACGCACACCGAGCGCGACGGTGGTGGCGCGTGCCTGCGGCTCGTCGGCGAGCTGGATCTCGGTGCGGCCGGAGCGCTCAACGCCGAGATCGACCGGCTCGCCGCCGCAGGTGAGCGACACCTGCTGCTCGACCTCACCGAGTTGACCTTCTGCGACTCCACAGGCATCGCGGCCTTCGTCCGTGGTGACAACCTGGCCGCCGCCGGGGGCGGGTGGCTGCGACTGTTCGGGGCGACCGGCCGGGTGGACCGCGTCCTGCAGATCACCGGTCTGGCCGAGGTGCTGCGCTACCAGCCGGACACCGTCGACCCGCGGTCGCAGGCCGCCCGGTGATGGGCTAAATTTCCCCGCCAGCGGGTGACCGACCCGGTTCCCCGTCCTGCGGATGACGCGTTCAGTTCCCCCGCCGACGGGGTACCGACACCGTCGCCCCCCGATCGACGACACAGACAGGTTGAACCCATGGACCGAGGCGCTACGAACCCCGTCCGCATCCTGGTGGTCGACGACGACCCGGGTGACGTGCTGATGATCGAGGAAGCCCTGGCGGACTCCGAGATCGCCAAGGTCATCGACGTGGTCGGTGACGGTCAGGAGGCGATGGAGTTCCTGCGGCGGGAGGGCCGGCACGTCGACGCCCGCCGCCCCGACGTGATCCTGCTCGACCTGAACATGCCACGGATGGACGGGCGTCAGGTGCTCGGCGAGGTCAAGCGGGACGACGACCTGCGTACCATCCCGATCGTCGTGCTGACCACCTCGAACGCGGACACCGACATCGTGGGCAGCTACAGCCTCCAGGCCAACGCCTACGTGACCAAACCGATCGACCTGGACGACTTCAACGACGTGGTACGCCGGATCGACGAGTTCTTCGGTCGGGTCGTGGTGCTGCCGAAGCGTTCCTGACCGCGCGGATCGTCCCGACGCGTCCCGGGCCGGGCGCCGGCCACCGGCCCGGCGGTCACCCTCAGTTGCTGAACATTTTTCCCGAACTCCCTCGGTGGCGGGCTGCTGCCGCGAGGATCGAGCTGGGACAGACGTACCAGCTTCCTGGGGGGCGACACGTATGAGGTTCTCCGTCGTTGAGTCCGGCTACGACCGGCGGCAGGTCGATTTCTGCCTGGACGAGCTCACAGTCCGGTTGACCCGGCTCGCCGCGCGGGCGGAGGTGTTCGTTGGCGCGGGGCGGGACGCCGACCAGATCCGCCAGGAGGCCACCCTGCTCCTGGCGCTGGTCGACCGTCGGCAGGGCGGCGGCGACCGGGCGGCGGCCCGGCCGGCGGGTCCGGCGGCCGGACAGACGGCGGCCGAGTTCCTGGCCCGCGCGCGCGGCGAGTTGAACGCCGCCCGGGAGGAGGCCCGACAGCTGCGGGAGCGGGTGTACGCCGAGGCGGTACAGGCCCGCCGGGAGTTCGAGGCGTCGCTGCGCGAACGGCGGCACCGGGCGGCCCAGGTGGACCAGCTGCTGACCGGGCTGAGCGTCGAGACGGTGCCCGCCGACACCCCGACCGCCGCCGCCGGTGGCGTGCCGGCGACCCGGGTGGCCACCGGCACCGACGAGGTGACCGTCGACCGACCGGAGCCGGGCACCCGGGTGGCCTGACCACGTCCACCGCTCCGCCGGCTGCTCCGGCTCGTCTGCGGGCCGGTTCGGGCGGGCTGCCGGCCAGGTCGGTGCGTCCCGCCCGGGGCGGCTCAGGTCAGCGCGTCGACCACGGTGGTGGCCCGCACCTCGTGCCGCGCGTACGCGTCGGGGTAGGCGGAGATCTGCACGGCCTGCGCGGCGTCGGTCACGCTGAGCTCCCGCCAGCCGGGGATCTCGGCCAGCGCCGAGTAGAAGGCCCGCGCCGCGTACGCGGGGCGCATCAGCTGCGCGACGGTGCCCCAGCCGCTGCTCGGTCGCTGCTGGAACAGGCCGACCGAGTCATGGTCCGACCCGCTGCCCTGGTGCGGATGGTCGTACGACTCGGGCAGCACGTCGCTGGCCAGGTTGTGCAGGTCGCTCTCCTGCATGGCGGTGGCGACGGCGACCACCAGGCCGCGTCGGGGCACCCCCAGGTCGACACCGACCTCGACGATCACCGCGGCGTTGTCCATCTGGAGTTGGGTGAGCCCGGCGACCGGGCGGGGCCGGGCCGGGCGGGCCGGCTTCTTCGGCTTCGGCGCGGCGCTGCGGGCGGCCGGTGGGCGGGGGCTGGCCGGGACCGGGGTGACCGGGACGGCCAGCGGCGAGGCGGCCCGTTGCAGGGACCGGGAGGCCCGCTGTTCGTCGGCCGCCCGCTCGGCCAGCACCTCCTGGACGGGTCGGGGTTCCCGGTCGACGCGGTGGGTGCCGGCGAACGCGACCAACCCCAGGCAGCAGGTGACCCCACCGGCGAGGGCGATCCGGGCGGGGGTCGAGGCGAGAGCGGCGCGGGCGCCGCGCCGGGGCGGCTCTGGCGCACGGTGCCGGCCGATCCTCCGTTCGACCGGGGGTGCCTCGGTCGGACGGCCGGCCGGGCGGTTCTCGGTCGACGGCTGCTCAGGGGTGTGGTCGGGGTGCACCCGCCGAGGCTAGAGAGGTTTCTACCGGGGATCATCGCCGCTATGGGTGGCCTGCGCCACAATTCGTCGCTATCCGCCCGGATGTTCTCCTCCAAAAACAGTTAAGCCCGCAAAACGTGCGAGCCTAATTTGCCGCTTATTACTTATTGTTCGGGCCTTTATCCGTCAGGTGGGGGCGTCCCGCCGGGCGAAGATCGGCCATCGGTCGTTCGGCGCAGGCATCCGGCCGTACCGCCGAGGGCAGCCTCGGCCGGGCGGCGGATGCGCTCAGTGCCTGCCGTTCTCGGCCGCGCTCACCGTCAGCCGGTGCCGGCTGTTGTCGTCGCTGGAAAAGGGCCAGAGTCGGTCGGCGTACGCGACCAGCTCGGCCAGCTGGTCCCGGCTCAACCCCACCGACGAGATGCTGGCGTGCACGTCGGCCCGGTACCGGCCGTCGTCGTCGCGCCCCAGCCTCGCCTCGGCGGTCACCTGCACCGTGTGCGCCTCGTCGGTGATCTCCCCGGCCGCCTCGACCGCCGCGTGGTGCAGGCAGGAGGCGAAGGCGGCGGCGAGCAGCTGCTCCGGGGTCAGCCCGGTGCAGTGCGGCGCGAGCGGCGACGCCAGCGCGGTGGACAGCCCCCCGTCGTCGGTGCGTACGTGTCCGCCCGCGGCGGTCGCGCTGGCCTCGTGCAGCCAGGAACTCGGATCCGGCATCGCGTCCCTCCCTCACTCGTCGGCCGGTTTCCCGGCCACGAACGGGTGAAACGCCGTTCCCGGGGCCAGCACACGTCCGGCGTGCGGGTCGGCACGACCTGTGCGCGGCCGGAATGCGGTCAGCGCGACGCGGTGCGGGTCCAGTCGTGCAGCGCCACCGCCTCGGTCGCCTCGGCGGCGGACCGCTCGGTCCACGGCGACACCGGTGCCGTCCGGGGCCGGGGCACCGAGGCCAGCATCGGCACGTAGACCCGGGCGTCGACCACCTCCGCCAGCTCCAGCGCCGCCATGAGGCTGCTGGGTCGCTGGTGCGGGTCGTCGTCGAGGCAGCGCCGGCACAGGTCGACCACCTCGCCCGGCAGTCCCGCGATCGGCGGCAACGGCTCCGCCGTGATCTTCCGACGGGCCCCGACCAATTGGGTGGCGGTGATCCCCGCCGCGTACGGCAACCGTCCGGTGAGGCAGTAGTAGAGCAGCACCCCCACGGCGTACATGTCGGCGGCGGGGGTGGCCGGCTGCCTGTCGAACTGTTCCGGGGCCAGGTAGGCCGGAGTGCCCACCACCACGCCGTCCGGGCTGCGGTCGGGTGCGCCGGCCGGGGTGGCGATGCCGAAGTCGAGCACCTTCGCCCCCGACGGGGTGAGCATCACGTTGGCCGGTTTGACGTCCCGGTGGACGATGCCGTGCGCGTGTGCCGCGGCGAGCGCGGCGGCCACCTCGGCGCAGACCCGGACGGCGATCCGCCAGTCCAGCGGCCCGGCCCGCAGGTGCGCGGCGAGGGTCTCCCCCTCCACCAGCTCCATCACGATGTACGGCATCTCCCGACCCGGCAGCGTGGTCGAGGTACCGAAGTCGTGGACGCTGGCGACGTTGGGATGCACCAGGCAGGCGGCGGACCGGGCCTCGGTCCTGATCCGCTCGACCGAGGTCTCCTCGCCCCGGTGTGCGGGCGACATCAGCTTCACCGCGACCGGCCGGTCCAGCACGACGTCGTGGGCACGCCAGACCTCGGACATGCCACCCAGGCCGATACGCTGTTCGAGCTGGTACCGCCCGGCGAGCGTCCTCATCGACCCGCTCCTGTCCATGCCGACCGCGTCGCCCGGGATGGCGATGGCGCTGCTGAGCCGGTACCCAGCGGCTGCGCTGGGCAAACTGTGCCCGTGCCGCCCCGGCTGCCGGATCGGACCATCCGGGACCGTCCGGCCCGGTACGGTTCGAGCGGGGCCACCGCCACGCGCACAGCGGGCACACAGGATGGGCACAGGTCAGGACCAGTAACCGGTCCCACGATGGGGGCATGGTGACCGAGGGGCAGACCGCACCGAACCGGATCGAGCTGCGCCGCCCCGACGGCGAGCCCGTCCGGGTGCTGGTGGTCGACGACGAACCCACCCTGACCGACCTGCTGTCGATGGCGCTGCGCTACGAGGGCTGGCAGGTGCGCAGCGCCGGTAACGGCATGGCGGCGTTGAGCGCCGCCCGGCAGTTCCAACCCGACGCGGTGGTGCTCGACGTGATGCTCCCCGACCTGGACGGCTTCCAGGTGCTGCGCCGGCTGCGCGAGCACACCCCGACCGTGCCGGTGCTCTTCCTGACCGCCCGGGACGCGGTCGAGGAACGGATCGCCGGGCTGACCGTCGGCGGCGACGACTACGTCACCAAGCCGTTCAGCCTGGAGGAGGTGATCGCCCGGCTGCGCGCCCTGCTGCGTCGCACCGGCTTCGCGGTGACCGCCCGGGAGGAGGCCGTGCTCACCGTCGGTGACCTCACCCTCGACGAGGACAGCCACGAGGTACGCCGGGGCGACGAGCTGATCACCCTGACCGCCACCGAGTTCGAGCTGCTGCGTTACCTGATGCGCAACCCGCGCCGGGTGCTCAGCAAGGCGCAGATCCTCGACCGGGTCTGGAACTACGACTTCGGCGGGCAGGCCAACGTGGTCGAGCTGTACATCTCGTACCTGCGGAAGAAGATCGACGTGGGGCGGGCGCCGATGATCCACACCCTGCGCGGCGCCGGTTATGTCCTCAAGCCCGCGCCGTGACCGGACCGACCGCTCGCCGCGCGGGCGGTGGGCCGGCTGGTCGCCGCGCCGCCGGCTGGTGAGTTGGTCGCCGCGCCGCCGGGTGGCCGGTTGGTCGCTGCGCCGCCGGCTGGTGCTCGCGGTGGTCGGGCTCCTCGCGCTGGTCAGCGTGGGCATCGGCGGGCTGACCACGATCGCGCTGCGGCACTTCCTGATCTACCAGGTCGACACCCAGCTCGCCGGGGACAACCGCCGCTACGACAGTCGGCTGCTCGGGGACCGGAGCCCGGACCAGCAACGCCCCCTCGACCAGAGCAGCGGCCGGCAGACCCCGCCCGACCCGCCGCCGACGTTCCCGGTGGACTCGATCGGGATGCGGTTCACCCCGCAGGGAACGCTGTCGGCCCGGATCCGGACCAGCTCCGGGGCGACCGCCGCCCTCGCCGCCGCCGAGGTGACCCCGCTGACCAGGCTGCCCACCGATCACGTGCCGCACACCGTCGAGCTGGGCGAGCGCGGGGACTACCGGGCGGTGGCCCGCCAGCTCCCCGACGGCGTCGTCGTGGTCTTCGCCATTCCCCTGCACGTGGTGCAGGAGACGGTGTGGTGGATGGTAGTCGCCCAGGCGGGGGTCGCCGCCGCCGGGCTGCTCGTCGCCGGCAGCCTGGGCGCGTTGATCGTCCGGGCCACGCTGCGCCCGTTGCACCGGGTGGCAGCCACCGCCGGGCGGGTCGCCGAACTGCCGCTGGACCGGGGCGAGGTGGCCCTGTCGGTACGGGTGCCCGCCGCCGACACCGACCCGCGTACCGAGGTGGGGCAGGTGGGCGCGGCGCTGAACCGGATGCTGGGCCACGTCGCCGCCGCGCTCGCCGCCCGGCAGGCCAGCGAGACCCGGGTACGCCAGTTCGTCGCCGACGCCTCACACGAGCTGCGGACCCCGCTGGCCGCGATCCGGGGCTACGCGGAGGTGGCCCGCCGGGGCCGGGACCGGGTGCCGCCGGACGTGGCCCACGCGCTGCGTCGGGTCGAGTCCGCCAGCACCCGGATGACCAGCCTCGTCGACGACCTGCTGCTGCTGGCCCGGCTGGACTCCGGCCGGCCGCTGGCCACCGGACCGGTCGACCTGACCGCGCTGGTGGTGGACGCGGTCAGCGACGCCCACGTCGCCGGTCCCGAACACCGCTGGCAGCTCGACCTGCCCGACGAGGCGCTGGAGGTGCCCGGCGACAGCGTCCGGCTGCACCAGGTGGTGGCGAACCTGCTCGCCAACGCGCGGGTGCACACCCCACCCGGCACCACCGTCACCACCCGGATCGCCCCGGTGCCCGGCGCGGTGGAGATCAGCGTCACCGACGACGGCCCGGGAGTGCCGCCGGAGCTGCGCGACGAAGTGTTCGAACGGTTCGCCCGGGGTGACAGTTCGCGCTCCCGGGAACACGGCAGCACCGGCCTCGGGTTGGCCATCGTGGCCGCCGTGGTGGAAGCCCACCACGGCACCGTCGCACTGGAGAGCCGACCGGGCCGCACCGTCTTCACGGTACGGCTGCCGGATGCCGCTGCCCCCACACCGCCGGATTCCACAGCCCACGCATAGCCGGGTCACGGGGTCGGCCCAACCAGCTCGCCCAGGCTGGCCGTATGGACAGAACCGAGAGCCTGCTGACGACGCCGGCCAGCGCGCCGGACGCCGCGACCGTACCGCCGTCGGGCCCGCCCGACGCCGCGACCGTACCGCCGGCGCGGTCGGCGTCGGTCCACCCGGGCGCGGACGACGCCCCACCACGACGTGACCCGCGCTGGGTGAGACCCGCGCTGGCGGTGCTGCTGCTCGGCGCCGGCCTGCTCTACCTGTGGGGCCTGGGCGCTTCCGGCTGGGCGAACTCGTTCTACTCGGCGGCGGTGCAGGCCGGCGCGGAGAGCTGGAAGGCGTTCTTCTACGGCTCCTCCGACGCGGCCAACTCGATCACCGTCGACAAGACGCCGGCCTCGCTGTGGCTGATGGCCCTGTCGGTACGGATCTTCGGGCTCAACAGCTGGGCGATCCTGGTGCCGCAGGCGCTGCTCGGTGTGGCCTCGGTCGGCGTCCTGTTCGCCACCGTCCGCCGCTGGTACGGCCCGACCGCCGGCCTGATCGCCGGAACGGTCCTGGCGCTCACCCCGGTCGCCACCCTGATGTTCCGGTTCAACAACCCGGACGCGCTGCTGGTCCTGCTGCTGGTGCTCGGCGCGTACGCCACGGTGCGGGCGGTGGAGACGGCCAGCACCAGGTGGATCGTGCTGGTCGGGGTGCTTGTCGGCTTCGGCTTCCTCACCAAGATGCTTCAGGCGTTCCTGGTGGTCCCGGTCTTCGCCGGGGTCTACCTGCTGGCCGCGCCGACCGGCTTCTGGCGGCGGATCCGGCAGCTGCTGCTGGCCGGTCTGGGGCTGGTCGTGGCCGCCGGCTGGTGGGTGGCGACTGTGGAACTGGTCCCGGCCAGCGCCCGGCCGTACATCGGCGGTTCGCAGCAGAACAGCATCCTGGAGCTGACCCTCGGCTACAACGGCCTCGGCCGGATCACCGGTGACGAGGAGGGCAGCGTCGGCGGCGGTGCCCGGATGGGCGGCGGCGGTGGGCCGTTCTCCGGGCGGACCGGCTGGTTGCGGATGTTCGACACCGAGGTCGGTGGCCAGATCTCCTGGCTGTTGCCGGCCGCGCTGATCCTGCTCGTCGCCGGCCTGGTGCTGGCGGGCCGGGCGGCCCGTACCGACCGCCGTCGCGCCGGGCTGCTGCTGTGGGGCGGTTGGCTGCTGGTCACCGGGCTGATCTTCAGCTTCATGTCCGGCATCTTCCACGCCTACTACAC harbors:
- a CDS encoding STAS domain-containing protein — encoded protein: MRPPLLSIEVTRIEAGRALLRVTGDLDFDTASELVDAATRARADGYHELTIDVDGVGLCDSSGLSAFVVLSQGGTGSVRLTGVGTRLQQLLDRTGLAELLAVEQQAARVVDDAREVG
- a CDS encoding STAS domain-containing protein translates to MSVDRADPRSPVVSVGGELTFTTSGPVRAEVDRLLTERPTVIVFDFSGLLFLDSTGLSVIVHAWREGQRGGTLIRLRATPRFLTTILDMTGVTGLLARPLPAQSAVPAPQRSAASG
- a CDS encoding PP2C family protein-serine/threonine phosphatase; the protein is MTAADVRGFDPGDGRISMSSAGRAAARAVGAVGGLPPLAPDRGDPEPAWSEVVEHFREGLVVCDAAGVVRHVSPVAKRLLPEVAPGRHLAAAGLAVLTEVGAERDGFGHHGRRLRIRRVPLSGSRSCLYVEDVTDSVSRADALLAERARSTFLAVVGEKLGNPLHPDRAAAAVVRLSVPTLAEVAVLVLAPRSGRARWWRATRVDDESPTVDSGVLPAAALPSAITEGLSGVEPQAVDWLVEQAAEAGWLPGLSVREVTAWAVPLPGRDAPAGVLLVARLLRGYDDADVALVRAFAARAGAALTTALLYRNQTEVADTLQASLVPVEPTVADGVQWGTAYRPAQASLRIGGDFYGAHRLADGGSVFFLGDVSGKGVEAAVFTGQLRQCLQALYRVESRPGRLLKLLNDALLETTQAHGQGRFATMVLGVVRPQRDGGLSLTMAGGGHLPPLVLRNSGEVETVPLSGMLIGVVPDPRIGEVTVRLAPGETCLLYSDGVTEARGGRRGDEQFGQGRLVHAVTGCHRMPAPALAERIEQVTGDWLAHGDHDDIAVLALRATGPAGRPQRHLHSVPVMTDPAGTDPAGEGTSPS
- a CDS encoding cobalamin B12-binding domain-containing protein, with the protein product MTAPADPSHAVTTTSRALDDFLVTLAEADEYGAIEVATGLLDAGVPAERVLLELVAPAQSEVGERWARNEWSVAQEHAATHISERVVAAVAAYADPRPTRGRIVVACMDGEWHALPPRLVAEVLRLRGWQVTFLGASVPAAHLVSYLHRHDAYAVALACALPMRLPYAHRMVEACRRSDVPVVVGGRGFGVDGRWARRLGVAWAPDAPSAADLVADERALRRVVPADLAHLADDEYASLVKRRGELIDSAVADLRARVPAVAGYTSAQWDATISDLGHAVDFLAAAVYVDDPVLFTDFVAWWVAILSSRGVPAGAVASTLGHYRRALRDFPRAGRFVALGVTASVASGGVRR
- a CDS encoding STAS domain-containing protein, giving the protein MTFTVTHTERDGGGACLRLVGELDLGAAGALNAEIDRLAAAGERHLLLDLTELTFCDSTGIAAFVRGDNLAAAGGGWLRLFGATGRVDRVLQITGLAEVLRYQPDTVDPRSQAAR
- a CDS encoding response regulator — its product is MDRGATNPVRILVVDDDPGDVLMIEEALADSEIAKVIDVVGDGQEAMEFLRREGRHVDARRPDVILLDLNMPRMDGRQVLGEVKRDDDLRTIPIVVLTTSNADTDIVGSYSLQANAYVTKPIDLDDFNDVVRRIDEFFGRVVVLPKRS
- a CDS encoding ATPase, with the protein product MRFSVVESGYDRRQVDFCLDELTVRLTRLAARAEVFVGAGRDADQIRQEATLLLALVDRRQGGGDRAAARPAGPAAGQTAAEFLARARGELNAAREEARQLRERVYAEAVQARREFEASLRERRHRAAQVDQLLTGLSVETVPADTPTAAAGGVPATRVATGTDEVTVDRPEPGTRVA
- a CDS encoding OsmC family protein; translation: MPDPSSWLHEASATAAGGHVRTDDGGLSTALASPLAPHCTGLTPEQLLAAAFASCLHHAAVEAAGEITDEAHTVQVTAEARLGRDDDGRYRADVHASISSVGLSRDQLAELVAYADRLWPFSSDDNSRHRLTVSAAENGRH
- a CDS encoding serine/threonine-protein kinase, whose amino-acid sequence is MRTLAGRYQLEQRIGLGGMSEVWRAHDVVLDRPVAVKLMSPAHRGEETSVERIRTEARSAACLVHPNVASVHDFGTSTTLPGREMPYIVMELVEGETLAAHLRAGPLDWRIAVRVCAEVAAALAAAHAHGIVHRDVKPANVMLTPSGAKVLDFGIATPAGAPDRSPDGVVVGTPAYLAPEQFDRQPATPAADMYAVGVLLYYCLTGRLPYAAGITATQLVGARRKITAEPLPPIAGLPGEVVDLCRRCLDDDPHQRPSSLMAALELAEVVDARVYVPMLASVPRPRTAPVSPWTERSAAEATEAVALHDWTRTASR
- a CDS encoding response regulator transcription factor; this translates as MVTEGQTAPNRIELRRPDGEPVRVLVVDDEPTLTDLLSMALRYEGWQVRSAGNGMAALSAARQFQPDAVVLDVMLPDLDGFQVLRRLREHTPTVPVLFLTARDAVEERIAGLTVGGDDYVTKPFSLEEVIARLRALLRRTGFAVTAREEAVLTVGDLTLDEDSHEVRRGDELITLTATEFELLRYLMRNPRRVLSKAQILDRVWNYDFGGQANVVELYISYLRKKIDVGRAPMIHTLRGAGYVLKPAP
- a CDS encoding HAMP domain-containing sensor histidine kinase, which translates into the protein MSWSPRRRVAGWSLRRRLVLAVVGLLALVSVGIGGLTTIALRHFLIYQVDTQLAGDNRRYDSRLLGDRSPDQQRPLDQSSGRQTPPDPPPTFPVDSIGMRFTPQGTLSARIRTSSGATAALAAAEVTPLTRLPTDHVPHTVELGERGDYRAVARQLPDGVVVVFAIPLHVVQETVWWMVVAQAGVAAAGLLVAGSLGALIVRATLRPLHRVAATAGRVAELPLDRGEVALSVRVPAADTDPRTEVGQVGAALNRMLGHVAAALAARQASETRVRQFVADASHELRTPLAAIRGYAEVARRGRDRVPPDVAHALRRVESASTRMTSLVDDLLLLARLDSGRPLATGPVDLTALVVDAVSDAHVAGPEHRWQLDLPDEALEVPGDSVRLHQVVANLLANARVHTPPGTTVTTRIAPVPGAVEISVTDDGPGVPPELRDEVFERFARGDSSRSREHGSTGLGLAIVAAVVEAHHGTVALESRPGRTVFTVRLPDAAAPTPPDSTAHA